The following are from one region of the Edwardsiella tarda ATCC 15947 = NBRC 105688 genome:
- a CDS encoding phosphorothioated DNA-binding restriction endonuclease produces MVSDKTLRQAIANITIWRKGEQRAPHKPLLLLLVLSHYRQGHDRLFNYGSEIYEPLLDLLERYGPQRRDQRPDMPFWRLKGDGFWELQNAELCSTNGSRQPPRRELIEYNVAGGFDADNFALVAKNHRLIDTLAQQLLEAHFPASIQEDIADEMGFDIRTSLRQRDPKFRQMVLRAYNYQCAICGFNMRHDNAPIALEAAHIRWKQHHGPCEVPNGLALCAIHHKAFDRGSIGLDENMRVIVSDAVNGGWVVQRLFWDFAGKSIALPPVKENYPGERFVEWHRKEVFRGEY; encoded by the coding sequence ATGGTTTCCGACAAAACTCTCCGGCAAGCGATAGCCAACATTACCATCTGGCGCAAAGGCGAACAGCGTGCGCCACATAAGCCATTATTGCTGCTGCTCGTCCTCTCACACTATCGGCAGGGTCATGATCGCCTGTTTAACTATGGTTCTGAAATCTACGAACCCCTGTTGGATCTCCTGGAACGTTATGGACCGCAGCGCCGTGACCAGCGTCCAGATATGCCGTTCTGGCGTCTGAAGGGTGACGGCTTCTGGGAACTACAAAACGCGGAACTGTGCTCAACCAATGGTAGCCGCCAGCCGCCTCGGCGTGAACTCATTGAATATAATGTCGCGGGTGGATTTGATGCCGATAATTTTGCGTTGGTGGCAAAAAATCACAGGTTAATTGATACGCTGGCGCAGCAGCTCCTGGAGGCGCATTTCCCGGCCAGTATTCAGGAAGACATCGCTGACGAGATGGGTTTTGATATTCGCACCTCTCTTCGACAACGCGATCCGAAGTTCCGCCAGATGGTGCTACGTGCTTACAATTATCAGTGCGCTATCTGCGGCTTTAACATGCGCCATGACAATGCGCCGATTGCTCTGGAAGCTGCCCATATCAGATGGAAGCAGCATCATGGCCCTTGTGAAGTCCCTAATGGCCTGGCATTGTGCGCAATCCATCATAAAGCGTTTGATCGCGGTTCGATTGGTCTAGATGAAAATATGCGTGTGATAGTTTCCGACGCGGTAAATGGTGGATGGGTGGTACAGCGGCTGTTCTGGGATTTTGCGGGAAAGTCGATTGCGTTGCCACCGGTTAAAGAAAATTATCCGGGCGAGCGGTTTGTGGAATGGCATAGGAAAGAGGTGTTCAGAGGAGAGTATTGA
- the lptG gene encoding LPS export ABC transporter permease LptG, whose translation MFGVLDRYIGRTIFNTIMMTLFMLVSLSGIIKFVDQLRKVGQGDYSVAGAGLFTLLSIPKDIEIFFPMAALLGALLGLGMLAQRSELVVMQAAGFTRMQVASAVMKTAIPLVLLTMAIGEWVAPQGDQAARNYRAQQMYGGSLLSTQGGLWAKDGNQFIYISQVVNDRTLAGVSIYTLNDQRKLTSLRYATAATFDGKQWKLTQVEESNLTNPAQITGSRTLTGVWKTNLTPDKLGVVAVSPDSLSISGLYHYVKYLQQSGQESNRYQLNLWSKIFAPLSVAVMMLMALSFIFGPLRSVPMGVRVLTGICFGFVFYVLDQIFGPMSLVYNVPPVIGAVLPSALFLAISIYLLLRRS comes from the coding sequence ATGTTTGGCGTTCTCGATCGTTATATTGGCCGCACCATCTTCAACACCATCATGATGACCCTGTTCATGCTGGTGTCGCTGTCTGGCATCATCAAGTTCGTCGACCAGCTGCGCAAGGTGGGCCAGGGGGATTACTCCGTGGCGGGTGCCGGGCTGTTCACCCTGTTGAGCATCCCCAAGGATATCGAAATTTTCTTCCCGATGGCGGCGCTGCTCGGCGCGCTGCTCGGCCTGGGGATGTTGGCGCAGCGCAGCGAACTGGTGGTGATGCAGGCCGCCGGTTTTACCCGCATGCAGGTGGCGTCGGCGGTGATGAAGACCGCCATTCCGCTGGTGCTGCTGACCATGGCCATCGGCGAATGGGTGGCACCGCAGGGTGATCAGGCGGCGCGTAACTACCGCGCCCAGCAGATGTACGGCGGCTCGCTGCTGTCGACCCAGGGCGGCCTGTGGGCTAAAGATGGCAACCAGTTTATCTATATCTCCCAGGTGGTGAACGACCGCACCCTGGCGGGGGTGAGTATTTACACACTCAACGACCAGCGTAAGCTGACCTCGCTGCGTTACGCGACGGCGGCCACCTTCGACGGCAAGCAGTGGAAGCTGACCCAGGTGGAGGAGTCCAACCTGACAAACCCTGCGCAGATCACCGGCTCGCGCACCCTGACCGGGGTGTGGAAGACCAACCTGACGCCGGACAAGCTGGGGGTAGTGGCGGTCAGCCCCGACTCGCTCTCCATCAGCGGCCTGTATCACTACGTGAAGTACCTGCAGCAGAGCGGCCAGGAGTCCAACCGTTATCAGCTCAATCTGTGGAGCAAGATCTTCGCCCCGCTCTCCGTGGCGGTGATGATGCTGATGGCGCTGTCGTTCATCTTCGGTCCGCTGCGTAGCGTGCCGATGGGGGTACGGGTGTTGACCGGCATCTGCTTCGGCTTCGTCTTCTACGTGCTGGATCAGATCTTCGGTCCGATGAGCCTGGTGTACAACGTGCCGCCGGTGATTGGCGCGGTACTGCCCAGCGCGTTGTTCCTGGCGATCAGTATCTACCTGTTGCTGCGCCGCAGCTAA
- a CDS encoding L,D-transpeptidase family protein, which produces MKMSIRALFTVLLAAAACMQSAFAVVYPLPANNSRVVGENLHIQVPEDSKYPLEHFAAKYQMGLSNMLEANPGVDPYLPRAGRSLTIPQQLILPNTPHEGIVINSAEMRLYYYPKGSKTVVVLPIGIGQLGRDTPMNWVTSVQRKKAGPTWTPTKKMHEEYAANGQYLPAVFPAGPDNPMGLYALYVGRLYAVHGTNANFGIGLRVSHGCVRLRDPDIKWLFENIPVGTRVQFINEPVKATVEPDGSRYIEVHNPLSTTEAEWQSRAPVPIQLNAAVTKIIADPSVNTHAVDEALKARSGMPVKIN; this is translated from the coding sequence ATGAAAATGAGTATCCGTGCGCTTTTCACGGTACTTCTGGCCGCGGCTGCCTGCATGCAGTCTGCGTTTGCCGTGGTATACCCCCTGCCGGCGAACAACAGCCGAGTGGTTGGTGAGAATCTGCACATCCAAGTCCCGGAAGATAGTAAGTACCCACTTGAGCATTTCGCTGCGAAATACCAGATGGGGCTAAGCAACATGCTGGAGGCTAACCCCGGCGTCGACCCCTATCTGCCGCGCGCAGGCCGTAGCCTGACGATTCCGCAGCAGCTGATCCTGCCGAACACGCCCCACGAGGGGATCGTGATCAACAGCGCTGAGATGCGCCTGTATTACTACCCGAAAGGCAGTAAGACGGTGGTGGTGTTGCCGATCGGTATCGGCCAGCTGGGCCGTGATACCCCGATGAACTGGGTGACCTCGGTACAGCGTAAGAAGGCAGGCCCGACCTGGACCCCGACCAAGAAGATGCATGAAGAGTACGCCGCCAACGGCCAGTACCTGCCTGCCGTCTTCCCGGCCGGTCCCGATAACCCGATGGGGCTGTACGCCCTGTATGTTGGCCGCCTGTATGCGGTGCACGGCACCAACGCCAACTTCGGTATCGGTCTGCGCGTCAGCCACGGCTGCGTGCGTCTGCGCGACCCGGACATCAAGTGGCTGTTCGAGAACATCCCGGTGGGGACACGCGTACAGTTTATCAACGAGCCGGTGAAGGCTACCGTGGAGCCGGACGGTTCGCGCTATATCGAGGTGCACAACCCGCTCTCTACCACCGAGGCCGAGTGGCAGTCACGCGCGCCGGTGCCGATCCAGCTCAACGCCGCGGTGACCAAGATTATCGCCGATCCGAGCGTCAACACCCATGCGGTGGACGAGGCGCTGAAGGCTCGCTCCGGCATGCCGGTGAAGATCAACTAA
- the lptF gene encoding LPS export ABC transporter permease LptF — protein sequence MIIIRYLVRETFKSQVAILFILLLIFFCQKMVRILGAVVNGDIPTNLVFSLLGLGIPEMAQLILPLSLFLGLLMTLGRLYTESEITVMHACGLSKTVLIKAAMVLAFFTGALALANAFWLSPWSSLHSDEVMAEAKANPGLASLAEGQFQPSQDGNYVLFVGNVKDKKFHDVFLAQLRPSGSQRPSVVVADSGHLVEMKDGGQKVVLDSGTRYEGTAMLRDFRITDFVDYSALIGHKSTMLDPNNADQASMSALWHSDESSFRAEFHWRLTLVFSVLVMALMVVPLSVVNPRQGRVLSMLPAMLLYLIFFLLQSSLRSNGGKGKLDPMIWMWAVNGGYLLLALALNLWDTVPMRRIRARLSGKGVA from the coding sequence GTGATCATCATTAGATATCTAGTACGGGAAACCTTTAAGAGTCAGGTCGCCATCCTGTTTATTCTGCTCTTGATCTTTTTTTGCCAAAAGATGGTGCGGATTTTAGGGGCGGTGGTGAATGGCGATATCCCGACCAACCTGGTGTTTTCCCTGCTTGGGCTGGGGATCCCAGAGATGGCTCAGCTCATCTTGCCGCTCAGCCTATTTTTAGGGTTGTTGATGACCCTAGGCCGGCTGTATACGGAAAGCGAGATCACGGTGATGCACGCCTGTGGGTTGAGCAAGACGGTGCTGATCAAGGCGGCGATGGTGCTGGCCTTCTTCACCGGGGCATTGGCGCTGGCCAACGCCTTCTGGCTCAGCCCCTGGTCCTCGCTGCATTCCGATGAGGTGATGGCGGAGGCCAAGGCCAACCCCGGCCTGGCGTCGCTGGCCGAAGGGCAGTTCCAACCCTCGCAAGACGGCAACTATGTGTTGTTCGTCGGCAACGTGAAGGACAAGAAATTCCACGACGTCTTCCTGGCGCAGCTACGCCCGAGCGGCTCGCAGCGCCCCTCGGTGGTGGTAGCGGATAGCGGCCATCTGGTCGAGATGAAGGATGGCGGGCAGAAGGTGGTGCTGGATAGCGGAACGCGCTACGAGGGCACCGCGATGCTGCGCGACTTCCGCATCACCGACTTCGTCGACTACTCCGCCCTCATCGGCCACAAGTCGACGATGCTGGACCCGAACAACGCCGATCAGGCGAGCATGTCCGCGTTGTGGCACTCCGACGAGTCAAGTTTCCGCGCCGAGTTCCACTGGCGCCTGACGTTGGTGTTCTCGGTGCTGGTGATGGCGCTGATGGTGGTGCCGCTCAGCGTGGTGAACCCACGCCAGGGACGGGTGCTGTCGATGCTACCGGCGATGCTGCTCTACCTGATCTTCTTCCTGTTGCAGAGCTCGCTGCGCTCCAACGGCGGCAAGGGCAAGCTGGACCCGATGATCTGGATGTGGGCGGTGAACGGCGGCTACCTGTTGTTGGCGTTGGCGCTTAATCTGTGGGATACCGTGCCGATGCGCCGCATTCGTGCGCGCCTAAGCGGAAAAGGAGTGGCCTGA
- the ampH gene encoding D-alanyl-D-alanine-carboxypeptidase/endopeptidase AmpH, producing MDTHFRPFFSLAALAIGCVLSGVSAHAATPDAQIRTTVDRYAEHIFYNSGATGMALVAIDGKEQLFRSYGETRPGNNQRPRPDSLIRIASLTKLMTSEVLVKLDAEGKVKLTDPLSRYAPPGKRVPTNDSGRPIRLMHLASHTSGLPREQPGGAANRAVFTWPTYSQRWQWLQRARLSVAPGSAAAYSNLGYDLLADALAHATRQSYPALFQRLITRPLGMSNTTYTPTAAQCARLMIPARSASPCISSLAAIGSGGVYSTPDDMRRWMQQFLAGGQQPRSPYAARLLKMYYPRAKLDQVKGMDVPGKAAALGLGWVAMAPQDGHPGIIQKTGGAGGFITYMALIPEKNIGVFVVVTRSDLTRFKNMSDGVNDLVSALAAQKR from the coding sequence ATGGATACTCATTTTCGCCCCTTTTTTTCCCTGGCCGCGCTGGCCATCGGCTGTGTGCTGAGCGGGGTATCCGCCCATGCCGCCACCCCGGATGCCCAGATCCGCACCACCGTCGATCGCTATGCCGAGCATATCTTCTATAACAGCGGTGCCACCGGCATGGCGCTAGTCGCCATCGACGGTAAAGAGCAATTGTTTCGTAGCTACGGCGAGACCCGCCCCGGCAACAATCAGCGGCCACGCCCCGACTCGCTGATCCGCATCGCCTCGCTGACCAAGCTGATGACCAGCGAGGTGCTGGTCAAACTGGACGCCGAAGGGAAGGTCAAGCTGACCGATCCCTTGTCGCGCTATGCTCCGCCAGGAAAGCGAGTGCCCACTAACGACTCGGGGCGGCCGATCCGCCTGATGCATCTGGCCTCGCACACCAGCGGCCTGCCGCGTGAGCAGCCGGGCGGCGCCGCCAACCGGGCGGTGTTCACCTGGCCGACCTACAGCCAGCGTTGGCAGTGGCTGCAACGCGCCCGGCTGAGCGTCGCGCCGGGTAGCGCCGCCGCCTACTCGAACCTGGGTTACGATCTGCTGGCCGATGCCTTGGCCCACGCCACTCGCCAGAGCTACCCGGCGCTGTTTCAGCGCCTGATCACCCGTCCGCTGGGCATGAGTAATACCACCTACACCCCGACGGCGGCGCAGTGCGCGCGCCTGATGATCCCGGCGCGCAGCGCCAGCCCGTGTATCTCCTCGCTGGCGGCCATCGGCAGCGGTGGGGTCTACTCCACCCCGGACGACATGCGCCGCTGGATGCAGCAGTTTCTGGCCGGCGGCCAGCAGCCGCGTAGCCCCTACGCCGCGCGTCTGTTGAAGATGTACTACCCACGCGCCAAGCTGGATCAGGTGAAGGGGATGGATGTGCCGGGTAAGGCCGCCGCCTTGGGGCTGGGCTGGGTGGCTATGGCGCCGCAGGATGGCCATCCGGGGATCATTCAGAAGACCGGCGGTGCCGGGGGGTTCATCACCTATATGGCGCTGATCCCGGAGAAGAACATCGGGGTATTCGTGGTGGTCACCCGTAGCGACCTGACGCGCTTCAAGAACATGAGCGATGGGGTGAACGATCTGGTCAGCGCCTTGGCGGCGCAAAAGCGTTAA
- the hsdM gene encoding type I restriction-modification system methyltransferase — protein MNNNDLVAKLWKLCDNLRDGGVSYQNYVNELASLLFLKMCKETGQEADYLPEGYRWDDLKSRIGQEQMQFYRNLLVQLGADEKKLVQAVFHNVSTTIEQPKQLTELVSYMDALDWYNGNHGKSRDDFGDMYEGLLQKNANETKSGAGQYFTPRPLIKTIIHLLKPQPREVVQDPAAGTAGFLIEADRYVKSQTHDLDDLDGDTQDFQIHRAFIGLELVPGTRRLALMNCLLHDIEGNLDHGGAIRLGNTLGSDGENLPKAHIVVTNPPFGSAAGTNITRTFVHPTSNKQLCFMQHIIDTLHPGGRAAVVVPDNVLFEGGKGTDIRRDLMDKCHLHTILRLPTGIFYAQGVKTNVLFFTKGTVANPNQDKNCTDDVWVYDLRTNMPSFGKRTPFTEQHLQPFETVYGEDPHGLSPREEGEWSFNAEESEVADSEENKNTDQHQATSRWRKFSREWIRSAKSDSLDISWLKDKDSIDADSLPEPDVLAAEAMGELVQALGELDALMRELGAGDEADAQRQLLEEAFGEVKA, from the coding sequence ATGAACAATAACGATCTGGTCGCCAAATTATGGAAACTGTGCGACAACCTGCGCGACGGCGGCGTCTCCTATCAAAACTACGTCAATGAACTCGCCTCGCTGCTGTTTTTGAAAATGTGTAAAGAGACCGGCCAGGAAGCGGACTACCTGCCGGAAGGCTACCGCTGGGATGACCTGAAATCGCGCATTGGCCAGGAGCAGATGCAGTTCTACCGTAACCTGCTGGTCCAGTTAGGCGCTGATGAGAAAAAGCTGGTACAGGCGGTGTTCCATAATGTCAGCACCACCATTGAGCAACCCAAACAGCTGACGGAGCTGGTCAGCTATATGGACGCGCTGGACTGGTACAACGGCAACCACGGGAAGTCCCGCGATGACTTCGGCGATATGTACGAAGGGCTGCTGCAAAAGAACGCTAACGAAACCAAATCCGGCGCGGGCCAGTACTTCACCCCGCGTCCGCTGATTAAAACCATTATCCATCTGCTGAAGCCGCAGCCGCGTGAAGTGGTGCAGGACCCGGCGGCGGGTACGGCGGGCTTCCTGATTGAAGCGGATCGCTACGTGAAGTCGCAGACTCACGATCTGGACGATCTCGACGGCGACACCCAGGATTTCCAGATCCACCGAGCGTTTATCGGCCTCGAACTGGTGCCCGGCACCCGTCGTCTGGCGCTGATGAACTGCCTGCTGCACGATATTGAAGGCAACCTCGACCACGGCGGCGCCATCCGTCTGGGCAACACGCTGGGCAGCGACGGCGAAAACCTGCCGAAGGCGCATATTGTCGTCACCAACCCACCATTTGGCAGCGCCGCAGGCACCAACATCACCCGTACCTTCGTCCATCCGACCAGCAACAAACAGCTGTGCTTTATGCAGCATATTATCGACACCCTGCACCCCGGCGGCCGCGCGGCGGTGGTGGTGCCGGATAACGTGCTGTTTGAAGGCGGCAAGGGTACCGATATTCGCCGCGACCTGATGGACAAATGCCATCTGCACACCATCCTGCGTCTGCCGACCGGCATCTTTTACGCCCAGGGCGTTAAAACCAACGTGCTGTTCTTCACCAAAGGCACGGTGGCGAATCCGAACCAGGATAAAAACTGCACCGACGACGTGTGGGTGTATGACCTGCGGACCAATATGCCGAGCTTCGGCAAACGCACGCCGTTTACCGAGCAGCACCTGCAGCCGTTTGAAACCGTCTACGGTGAAGATCCGCACGGCTTAAGCCCGCGTGAAGAAGGTGAATGGAGCTTTAACGCCGAAGAGAGCGAAGTCGCCGACAGCGAAGAGAACAAAAACACCGACCAGCACCAGGCCACCAGCCGCTGGCGCAAGTTCAGCCGCGAGTGGATCCGCAGCGCAAAATCCGATTCGCTGGATATCTCCTGGCTGAAGGATAAGGACAGCATCGACGCCGACAGCCTGCCGGAGCCGGACGTGCTGGCCGCAGAAGCGATGGGCGAACTGGTGCAGGCGCTGGGCGAGCTGGACGCGCTGATGCGCGAGCTGGGCGCGGGGGATGAGGCGGATGCACAGCGTCAGTTGCTGGAAGAAGCGTTTGGTGAGGTGAAGGCATGA
- the hsdR gene encoding type I restriction-modification system endonuclease codes for MMNKSNFDFLKGVNDFTYAIACAAENNYPDDPNTTLVKMRMFGEATAKHLGLLLDIPPCENQHDLLRELGKIAFIDDSILSVFHKLRRIGNQAVHEYHNDLDDAQMCLRLGFRLAVWYYRLVTKDYDFPVPTFVMPEHGDDRYHAEVLTLKQQLEQQTQEKAHSQAELEAQQQRLIALNGYIAVLEGKQQETEAQIKARVAALEAQLAAKNAELAKQTEQERKAYHKEITDQAIKRTLNLSEEESRFLIDAQLRKAGWQADSKTLRFAKGARPEAGVNKAIAEWPTGKDETGNPGFADYVLFIGLKPIAVIEAKRKNTDVFSKLAESYRYSKYFDNAFLRDTLLEHYSPDEVHEAVPEYEVSWQDTSGKQRFKIPFCYSTNGREYRAAMKTKSGIWYRDVRHTTNMSKALPEWHRPEELLEMLGSDPQQKNQWFAENPGMSELGLRYYQEDAVRAVENAIVNGQQAILLAMATGTGKTRTAIALMFRLIQSQRFKRVLFLVDRRSLGEQALGSFEDTRINGDTFNSIFDIKGLTDKFPEDSTKIHVATVQSLVKRTLQSDEPMPVGRYDCIVVDEAHRGYILDKEQTEGELQFRSQLDYVSAYRRILDHFDAVKIALTATPALHTVDIFGEPVYRYTYRTAVIDGFLIDQDPPIQIVTRNAQDGVYLSEGEQVERLNPQGELINDTLADDQDFEVADFNRGLVIPAFNRAVCGELTKYLDPTGQQKTLVFCVTNTHADMVVDELRTAFKKKYPQLEHDAIVKITGDADKDAKKVQSMIVRFNKERLPNIVVTVDLLTTGVDIPSICNIVFLRKVKSRILYEQMKGRATRLCPSVGKTSFKIFDCVDIYSSLESVDTMRPVVVRPQVELQTLVNEITDSETYKTIEADGRSFAEHSHEQLVAKLQRIIGLATFNRDRSEAVDKQVRRLDELCLDAAGVNFGGLASRLREKGPHWSAEIFNKLPGFIARLERLKTDINALRDAPIFLDIDDEVVSVKSLYGDYDTPQDFLEAFDALVQHAPNAQPALQAVINRPRDLTRKGLVELQEWFDRQHFEESSLRKAWKETRNEDIAARLIGHIRRAAVGDALKPFDQRVDHALEKIKGENDWNSEQLSWLERLAQALKEKVVLDDDVFKTGNFHRRGGKSMLQRTFDDNLDKVLDKFSDYIWDELA; via the coding sequence ATGATGAACAAATCCAACTTCGATTTCCTAAAAGGCGTAAACGATTTCACTTACGCCATTGCCTGCGCGGCAGAAAACAACTACCCCGACGATCCGAATACGACACTGGTAAAAATGCGCATGTTTGGCGAAGCGACGGCCAAACACCTGGGGTTATTACTGGATATTCCTCCATGTGAAAACCAGCACGACCTGCTGCGTGAGCTGGGCAAAATTGCCTTCATTGACGATAGCATTCTTTCCGTTTTCCATAAGCTGCGCCGTATCGGCAATCAGGCCGTTCACGAATACCATAACGATCTCGATGATGCCCAGATGTGTCTGCGCCTCGGATTCCGTCTTGCTGTTTGGTACTACCGGCTGGTGACCAAAGATTACGATTTCCCGGTACCAACTTTTGTGATGCCTGAGCACGGCGATGATCGCTACCACGCCGAAGTTCTCACGCTCAAACAGCAGCTGGAGCAGCAGACACAGGAAAAAGCACACAGCCAGGCAGAGCTGGAAGCTCAGCAGCAACGCTTAATTGCACTCAATGGCTACATTGCCGTTCTCGAAGGTAAGCAACAGGAAACCGAAGCCCAGATCAAAGCCCGCGTGGCTGCCCTGGAAGCACAGCTCGCTGCAAAAAATGCCGAGTTAGCAAAACAGACCGAGCAGGAACGTAAGGCTTATCACAAAGAGATCACCGACCAGGCGATCAAGCGCACGCTGAATCTCAGCGAAGAAGAGAGTCGCTTCCTGATTGACGCCCAGTTGCGTAAAGCGGGCTGGCAGGCCGATAGCAAAACGTTGCGCTTCGCCAAAGGCGCGCGCCCGGAAGCGGGCGTCAACAAGGCGATTGCGGAATGGCCGACCGGCAAAGATGAAACGGGTAATCCCGGCTTTGCCGACTACGTTCTGTTCATCGGCCTCAAACCCATCGCCGTGATTGAAGCCAAGCGCAAAAACACGGATGTTTTCAGCAAGCTCGCCGAGTCGTATCGCTACAGTAAATACTTCGATAACGCCTTCCTGCGCGATACGCTGCTGGAACATTACTCGCCCGATGAGGTGCATGAAGCGGTACCGGAATATGAGGTAAGCTGGCAGGATACCAGCGGTAAACAGCGCTTTAAAATCCCCTTCTGCTACTCCACCAACGGGCGCGAATACCGCGCGGCAATGAAGACCAAAAGCGGTATCTGGTATCGCGACGTCCGCCACACCACCAACATGTCGAAAGCGCTGCCGGAATGGCATCGCCCGGAAGAGCTGCTGGAGATGCTGGGCAGCGACCCGCAGCAAAAAAACCAGTGGTTTGCCGAAAATCCCGGAATGAGCGAACTCGGCCTGCGTTATTACCAGGAAGATGCCGTCCGCGCGGTGGAAAACGCTATCGTTAACGGCCAGCAAGCCATCTTGCTGGCGATGGCAACCGGTACCGGTAAAACCCGTACCGCCATTGCTTTAATGTTCCGCCTGATCCAGTCCCAGCGTTTCAAACGCGTGCTGTTCCTGGTCGACCGCCGCTCGCTCGGCGAGCAGGCGCTGGGGTCGTTTGAAGACACGCGCATTAACGGCGATACCTTTAACAGTATTTTCGATATTAAAGGTCTGACCGACAAATTCCCGGAAGACAGTACCAAAATTCACGTTGCCACGGTGCAGTCACTGGTCAAGCGCACGCTGCAATCCGATGAACCCATGCCGGTCGGCCGCTACGACTGTATCGTCGTCGATGAAGCGCACCGCGGCTACATTCTCGATAAAGAGCAGACCGAAGGCGAGCTGCAGTTCCGCAGCCAGCTGGATTACGTTTCTGCCTATCGTCGCATTCTCGACCACTTCGATGCGGTAAAAATTGCCCTGACCGCCACGCCAGCGTTGCACACGGTGGATATTTTCGGCGAGCCGGTTTACCGCTACACCTACCGGACAGCGGTGATCGACGGCTTCCTGATCGACCAGGATCCGCCGATTCAGATCGTCACCCGCAACGCGCAGGATGGGGTCTATCTTTCCGAGGGTGAACAGGTGGAACGCCTGAACCCGCAGGGCGAGCTGATCAACGACACGCTGGCTGACGATCAGGATTTTGAAGTTGCCGATTTTAACCGTGGCCTGGTGATCCCAGCGTTTAACCGCGCGGTATGCGGTGAGCTCACCAAATATCTGGATCCCACCGGGCAGCAAAAAACGCTGGTGTTCTGCGTCACCAACACCCATGCCGATATGGTGGTGGACGAGCTGCGTACCGCGTTCAAGAAAAAGTACCCGCAGCTTGAGCACGACGCGATCGTCAAGATCACCGGCGATGCCGATAAAGATGCGAAGAAAGTGCAAAGCATGATCGTCCGCTTCAACAAAGAGCGGCTGCCGAATATCGTGGTCACCGTCGACCTGCTGACCACCGGCGTCGATATCCCGTCTATCTGTAATATCGTGTTCCTGCGCAAAGTGAAAAGCCGCATTCTCTACGAGCAGATGAAGGGCCGCGCCACGCGTCTGTGCCCGTCGGTGGGGAAAACCAGCTTTAAGATTTTCGACTGCGTCGATATCTACAGCTCGCTGGAAAGCGTCGACACCATGCGCCCGGTGGTTGTGCGTCCGCAGGTGGAGCTGCAAACGCTGGTCAATGAAATTACCGACTCAGAAACCTATAAAACCATTGAAGCGGATGGCCGCAGCTTTGCCGAACACAGCCATGAACAGCTGGTCGCCAAGCTGCAGCGCATTATCGGCCTCGCCACCTTTAACCGCGACCGCAGCGAAGCGGTGGATAAGCAGGTCCGCCGTCTGGATGAGCTGTGCCTGGATGCGGCGGGCGTTAACTTCGGCGGTCTGGCTTCTCGTCTGCGGGAAAAAGGGCCGCACTGGAGCGCCGAGATTTTCAATAAGCTCCCCGGCTTTATCGCCCGCCTCGAAAGGCTGAAAACCGATATCAACGCCCTGCGCGATGCGCCTATCTTCCTCGATATTGATGATGAGGTGGTGAGCGTCAAATCGCTGTACGGCGATTACGACACGCCGCAGGATTTCCTCGAAGCCTTCGATGCGTTGGTACAGCACGCTCCTAACGCCCAGCCTGCGCTGCAGGCGGTGATCAATCGCCCGCGCGACCTTACCCGTAAAGGGCTGGTGGAATTGCAGGAGTGGTTTGACCGCCAGCATTTTGAAGAATCATCTCTGCGTAAGGCGTGGAAAGAGACGCGCAACGAAGACATCGCCGCCCGACTGATTGGCCATATCCGCCGTGCGGCGGTGGGCGATGCGCTGAAACCGTTCGACCAGCGCGTCGACCATGCGCTGGAAAAAATTAAAGGCGAGAACGACTGGAACAGCGAGCAGCTAAGCTGGCTCGAGCGTTTAGCGCAGGCGCTAAAAGAAAAAGTGGTGCTCGACGATGACGTGTTTAAAACCGGCAATTTCCACCGTCGCGGCGGTAAGTCGATGTTACAGCGCACCTTTGACGACAACCTCGACAAGGTGCTGGATAAGTTCAGCGATTACATCTGGGATGAGCTCGCCTGA